In one window of Haloprofundus halophilus DNA:
- a CDS encoding NOG1 family protein, with translation MIFENLPTTPRSEELIDKAFSRAARAGRAKSGLEAQESMLQTAANILSDNVQNVVTAWPDFETVDPFYYELADAVLRRQGTFASEADDIEGDGGVDTLRQSLANLTWAGRQIKELHREYVSKLRRSNIDTARKHRKQAFARMADIIEQIEDDLLRVSEARDALKNLPDVRPDEPAIVVAGYPNVGKSSFVNTVTRASNEIASYPFTTKGVQLGHFERNRIRYQIIDTPGLLDRPEAERNDIERQAVSALEHLADAVLFVVDASGDCGYPLDAQLELRDELQRRFDAPVLTVCNKSDRSTDVDADAYMSVTEGEGVDDVLDMAVDAVGFEPDIPPSRRE, from the coding sequence ATGATTTTCGAGAATCTTCCGACGACGCCCCGGTCGGAGGAGCTCATCGACAAAGCGTTCTCGCGGGCGGCGCGGGCGGGGCGAGCCAAGTCGGGCCTCGAAGCCCAGGAGTCGATGCTGCAGACGGCGGCGAACATCCTCTCGGACAACGTCCAGAACGTCGTGACGGCGTGGCCGGACTTCGAGACGGTCGACCCGTTCTACTACGAACTCGCGGACGCCGTGCTCCGCCGACAGGGAACGTTCGCGTCCGAGGCCGACGACATCGAGGGCGACGGCGGCGTCGACACGCTCCGGCAGAGCCTCGCGAACCTCACGTGGGCCGGGCGTCAAATCAAAGAGCTCCACCGCGAGTACGTCTCGAAGCTCCGCCGCAGCAACATCGACACGGCGCGAAAACACCGCAAACAGGCGTTCGCGCGGATGGCCGACATAATCGAGCAGATCGAAGACGACCTGCTGCGCGTCAGCGAGGCGCGCGACGCGCTGAAGAATCTCCCCGACGTGCGCCCGGACGAACCGGCCATCGTCGTCGCCGGCTACCCGAACGTCGGCAAGTCGTCGTTCGTCAACACGGTGACCCGCGCGAGCAACGAAATCGCCTCCTACCCGTTCACGACGAAAGGCGTCCAACTCGGTCACTTCGAGCGCAACCGCATCCGCTACCAGATTATCGACACGCCCGGCCTCCTGGACCGACCCGAAGCCGAGCGCAACGACATCGAGCGGCAGGCGGTCAGCGCACTCGAACACCTCGCCGACGCCGTGCTGTTCGTCGTCGACGCCAGCGGCGACTGCGGCTACCCGCTCGACGCGCAGTTGGAGCTCCGCGACGAACTGCAGCGACGGTTCGACGCGCCCGTCCTCACCGTCTGTAACAAGAGCGACCGCTCGACGGACGTCGACGCCGACGCCTACATGAGCGTCACCGAAGGGGAGGGCGTCGACGACGTGCTCGACATGGCCGTCGACGCCGTCGGCTTCGAACCTGACATCCCGCCGTCGCGGCGCGAGTAA
- a CDS encoding DUF5518 domain-containing protein, with protein sequence MTDWRAVGVGFVVLLVVGAVGLSVPIVGQIGAGLIGGFAAGYLAGGSLGRGAWHGLVAGSISGIVLTLFVALLGGLLGFAGGPLGGLVAGGGILVVGAVITLLFAVDSALAGAVGAWAKS encoded by the coding sequence ATGACAGATTGGCGCGCGGTCGGCGTCGGCTTCGTCGTCCTCCTCGTCGTCGGAGCCGTTGGCCTCTCGGTACCGATAGTCGGACAGATCGGCGCGGGTCTCATCGGCGGGTTCGCCGCGGGCTACCTCGCGGGCGGGAGTCTCGGCCGCGGCGCGTGGCACGGCCTCGTCGCGGGGTCGATCTCGGGTATCGTTCTCACCCTCTTCGTCGCGCTGCTCGGCGGCCTTCTCGGCTTCGCCGGCGGCCCGCTCGGCGGTCTCGTCGCCGGCGGCGGCATCCTCGTCGTCGGCGCGGTGATCACCCTCCTGTTCGCCGTAGACAGCGCGCTCGCGGGTGCGGTCGGCGCGTGGGCGAAGAGCTGA
- a CDS encoding DUF5518 domain-containing protein: protein MAELNWRAIAIGFVVTLALGLLGGNAIPLTDLTLPVVGWGVTGIVGGLAAGYVAGHGMGNGAVNGIVATTIGAILVYAVLAVLGTVLLGFVGLTFALVALLFLGLYAIPGAVGGAIGAMLKRSSPVDRTQPTGR from the coding sequence ATGGCAGAGTTGAACTGGCGCGCAATCGCCATCGGATTCGTCGTCACGCTCGCACTCGGACTACTCGGCGGCAACGCGATCCCGCTGACCGACCTCACGCTCCCCGTCGTCGGATGGGGTGTGACGGGTATCGTCGGCGGACTCGCCGCCGGGTACGTCGCGGGCCACGGAATGGGCAACGGTGCCGTCAACGGTATCGTCGCCACGACTATCGGCGCGATACTGGTGTACGCGGTGCTGGCGGTTCTGGGGACGGTACTCCTCGGCTTCGTCGGCCTCACGTTTGCGCTCGTCGCTCTCCTGTTCCTCGGCCTCTACGCCATCCCCGGCGCGGTCGGCGGTGCGATTGGTGCCATGCTGAAGCGTTCGTCGCCCGTCGACCGGACCCAACCGACCGGTCGCTGA
- a CDS encoding DUF367 family protein, with amino-acid sequence MELHVRYEGDDDPTKCTARKLARFDLTELHRTDRAAPRGVILNPHADQALSPADAPRAEERGLVALDCSWESAERAMFTLGGIHRALPFLVAGNPVNFGRPMELTTVEALAAALCIFGHDDYAEEILSKFTWGHTFLELNEEPLRRYASCADSTEVVEVQAEYLDRE; translated from the coding sequence GTGGAGCTTCACGTCCGGTACGAGGGTGACGACGACCCGACAAAATGTACGGCGAGGAAACTCGCCCGATTCGACCTCACGGAGTTACATCGTACCGACCGGGCAGCGCCCCGCGGCGTCATCCTCAACCCCCACGCCGACCAGGCGCTGTCGCCCGCGGACGCGCCACGGGCCGAGGAGCGGGGACTCGTCGCGCTCGACTGCTCGTGGGAGTCCGCCGAACGCGCGATGTTCACGCTCGGCGGCATCCACCGCGCACTGCCGTTTCTCGTCGCCGGCAACCCCGTGAACTTCGGCCGACCGATGGAACTCACGACGGTGGAGGCGCTGGCGGCGGCGCTCTGTATCTTCGGTCACGACGACTACGCCGAGGAGATTCTCTCGAAGTTCACGTGGGGCCACACCTTTCTGGAACTGAACGAGGAGCCGCTGCGGCGCTACGCTTCGTGTGCGGACTCGACCGAAGTCGTCGAAGTGCAGGCCGAGTATCTCGACCGGGAGTAA
- a CDS encoding nuclear transport factor 2 family protein: MDHVAVVRAYYSALDEHDYPALSDHLAPTFVHDRPDRTLDGRETFVSFMRDERPNKRTSHELDEVYENGDGSELVVRGRLLGVDGERLFEFVDVHRFEGDVVAELRTFARDD, from the coding sequence ATGGACCACGTCGCCGTCGTCCGCGCGTACTACTCGGCGCTCGACGAACACGACTACCCGGCGCTGTCTGACCACCTCGCGCCGACGTTCGTCCACGACCGTCCCGACAGGACGCTCGACGGCCGCGAGACGTTCGTCTCGTTCATGCGCGACGAGCGACCGAACAAGCGCACGAGTCACGAACTCGACGAGGTGTACGAGAACGGCGACGGCTCGGAGCTCGTCGTTCGCGGCCGTCTGCTCGGCGTCGACGGCGAGCGCCTGTTCGAGTTCGTCGACGTCCATCGGTTCGAAGGTGACGTCGTCGCCGAACTCCGGACGTTCGCGAGAGACGACTAA
- a CDS encoding SHOCT domain-containing protein has product MGQTVTRVARIGLVGLAILVALPLLTMALVGGPPMGWWAGGHMAGDAWGGGSGALVVMALWMLVPLLAVLGGGYLFLRALGGGGERGDDRALEELRVAYARGELTDEEYESRRQRLERET; this is encoded by the coding sequence ATGGGCCAGACAGTTACGAGAGTCGCTCGAATCGGTCTCGTCGGGTTAGCGATACTGGTCGCACTGCCGCTGCTGACGATGGCGTTGGTCGGCGGGCCGCCGATGGGATGGTGGGCGGGCGGCCACATGGCCGGCGACGCGTGGGGCGGTGGCTCGGGGGCGCTCGTCGTGATGGCCCTCTGGATGCTCGTGCCGCTTCTCGCCGTGCTGGGCGGTGGCTACCTGTTCCTCCGCGCGCTCGGCGGTGGCGGTGAACGCGGTGACGACCGTGCACTCGAAGAACTTCGGGTCGCCTACGCCCGCGGCGAACTGACCGACGAGGAGTACGAATCACGCCGACAGCGCCTCGAACGGGAGACGTAG
- the serS gene encoding serine--tRNA ligase gives MLSRQYLREHAEEVRAALDQRGMDDVDLDRILTVDEEWRSLKSEGDDLRHERNQVSSEIGQLKADGKDDEADAAIARSQELKEKLQDVEQRADELEAELQESLLELPNVPHEDVPVGDDEDDNVEDRRWGFDDLRDLPDEVTPHFELGEELDIIDEQRAAKTTGSGFYFLKGEGAMLEHALIQFFLDVHREQGYVDLFPPIPVKSASMVGTGQLPKFAEDAYRIGGGETEAYEDDDLWLCPTAEVPVTNMYADEILLRDDLPLKHQAYTPNFRREAGEHGTETRGIVRVHQFNKVELVNFVEPEESYDRLEALVEEAEEVLKRLGLPYRVLTLCTGDLTFASAKTYDIEVWAPGTESDDGPDRGGRWLEVSSASNFEEFQARRAGLRYRPERHESAEYLHTLNASGTAVGRVMVALLEYYQNDDGTVTVPEALRPYMGGREVIEGHEPVGESAVGAGKKD, from the coding sequence ATGCTCAGCAGACAGTACCTCCGGGAACACGCCGAGGAGGTCCGGGCCGCCCTCGACCAGCGGGGGATGGACGACGTGGACCTCGACCGGATTCTGACCGTCGACGAGGAGTGGCGTTCGCTGAAGAGCGAGGGCGACGACCTGCGGCACGAGCGCAACCAGGTGTCGAGCGAGATCGGCCAACTGAAAGCCGACGGGAAGGACGACGAGGCCGACGCGGCCATCGCTCGCTCACAGGAACTGAAGGAGAAGCTTCAGGACGTCGAGCAGCGCGCCGACGAACTCGAAGCCGAGTTGCAGGAGTCGCTTCTCGAACTCCCGAACGTCCCTCACGAGGACGTACCCGTCGGCGACGACGAGGACGACAACGTCGAGGACCGCCGCTGGGGGTTCGACGACCTGCGTGACCTTCCCGACGAGGTGACGCCGCACTTCGAACTCGGCGAGGAACTCGACATCATCGACGAGCAGCGCGCCGCGAAGACGACGGGGTCGGGGTTCTATTTCCTCAAGGGCGAAGGAGCGATGCTCGAACACGCGCTCATCCAGTTCTTCCTCGACGTCCACCGCGAGCAGGGATACGTCGACCTGTTCCCGCCGATTCCGGTCAAGAGCGCGTCGATGGTCGGCACGGGACAGTTACCGAAGTTCGCCGAGGACGCCTACCGCATCGGCGGCGGCGAGACCGAAGCGTACGAGGACGACGACCTGTGGCTCTGTCCCACGGCCGAAGTGCCGGTGACGAACATGTACGCCGACGAGATTCTGCTGAGGGACGACCTCCCCCTCAAACACCAGGCGTACACGCCGAACTTCCGACGCGAGGCGGGCGAACACGGGACCGAGACGCGGGGCATCGTCCGCGTCCACCAGTTCAACAAGGTCGAACTCGTCAACTTCGTCGAACCCGAGGAGAGCTACGACCGTCTCGAGGCCTTAGTCGAAGAGGCGGAGGAAGTGCTGAAGCGCCTGGGCCTGCCGTACCGCGTGTTGACGCTCTGCACCGGCGACCTCACCTTCGCGTCGGCGAAGACGTACGACATCGAGGTGTGGGCACCGGGCACCGAGAGCGACGACGGGCCCGACCGCGGCGGTCGGTGGCTCGAAGTGTCGTCGGCGTCGAACTTCGAGGAGTTCCAGGCGCGCCGCGCCGGTCTCCGGTACCGCCCCGAGCGCCACGAGTCGGCGGAGTACCTCCACACGCTCAACGCCTCGGGAACGGCCGTCGGTCGAGTCATGGTCGCGCTGCTGGAGTACTACCAGAACGACGACGGCACCGTGACGGTGCCCGAGGCGCTCCGGCCGTACATGGGCGGCCGCGAGGTCATCGAGGGCCACGAACCGGTCGGCGAGAGCGCCGTCGGTGCCGGCAAGAAGGACTGA
- a CDS encoding MBL fold metallo-hydrolase, producing the protein MAIGDVAPVPGIEDTYYVDTGMYDTESYGSVYLVDADRPAVVDTGIGTHYEYILDAMDEVGIDPEAVAYVLPTHVHLDHAGGAGFLVEACPNASVLCHDIGVRHLVDPSRLVEGTKAAVGDQWEFYVDPKPVPEERIDGVEGGDEIDLGDRTLDVIHAPGHAPHQVMFHDRETDALYTGDAAGIWVPSENEIRQTSPPSQFDLEQCLEDVNTIVERDPETLCFGHFGPCEFSEELMGEYKRVLVEWVEAVRRQREALDDDEAVIDHFAEHTDMAGTWGERKATAEERLNVRGVLGYLDYRDQQRE; encoded by the coding sequence ATGGCAATCGGCGACGTCGCTCCAGTTCCCGGCATCGAGGACACCTACTACGTCGACACCGGCATGTACGACACCGAGTCGTACGGGTCGGTCTACCTCGTCGACGCGGACCGACCGGCGGTGGTCGACACGGGCATCGGCACCCACTACGAGTACATCCTCGACGCGATGGACGAAGTCGGAATCGACCCCGAGGCGGTGGCGTACGTCCTCCCGACGCACGTCCACCTCGACCACGCGGGCGGCGCGGGCTTTCTCGTCGAAGCGTGCCCGAACGCATCGGTCCTCTGTCACGACATCGGCGTCCGCCACCTCGTCGACCCCTCGCGTCTCGTCGAGGGGACGAAAGCCGCCGTCGGGGACCAGTGGGAGTTCTACGTCGACCCGAAACCCGTCCCCGAAGAGCGCATCGACGGCGTCGAGGGCGGAGACGAGATAGACCTCGGCGACCGGACGCTCGACGTGATTCACGCGCCGGGACACGCGCCCCACCAGGTGATGTTCCACGACCGCGAGACGGACGCGCTCTACACCGGCGACGCCGCCGGTATCTGGGTCCCGAGCGAGAACGAGATTCGGCAGACGTCGCCGCCGTCGCAGTTCGACCTCGAACAGTGCCTCGAAGATGTCAACACCATCGTCGAGCGCGACCCCGAGACGCTCTGTTTCGGTCACTTCGGCCCCTGTGAGTTCAGCGAGGAGCTGATGGGCGAGTACAAACGCGTGCTCGTCGAGTGGGTCGAAGCGGTCCGCCGCCAACGCGAGGCGCTCGACGACGACGAGGCGGTCATCGACCACTTCGCCGAACACACCGATATGGCGGGGACGTGGGGCGAGCGGAAGGCGACCGCCGAGGAACGGTTGAACGTCCGCGGCGTGTTAGGCTACCTCGACTACCGCGACCAGCAGCGCGAGTAA
- a CDS encoding AMP-dependent synthetase/ligase: MNWRDAEAAYDSEVLGRTTLPVMFEESAERNANRIAQRYKGGIYDRSLAPDVVPAAAADEYGTVTYAEMRNIVRNLAAGFRGLGLETGDRVGILSHTRMEWAQTDFAVLAAGGVVTTVYTSSSERQVKYLLGDPDASAVVVENADLLRKVLAVEDDLDLEFIVVVDDLADGSGMGGALRDRDDILTLGDLHDRGAAVFDEAEYQSWLDARDPEDLASLIYTSGTTGQPKGVQLTHRNFRSNVNQCYRRFGPRRDKGDLPVIDTQSTTLSFLPLAHVFERLAGHFLMFAAGATVAYAESPDTLREDFQLVQPTVGTSVPRVYEKLYDAIRTQASESPVKERIFEWATGVGREYHTTESPGTLLTAKHRVADRLVFDQVREALGGRIDFFISGGGSLSADLCALYHGMGLPILEGYGLTETSPVVAVNPPENPQIGTIGPPVQDVEIRVDDSVVGKETQESAAGDVGELLVKGPNVTQGYWNRPEETEDAFDEEAPVSDANGESEAQSASGRWFRTGDVVEIRPDGYIAFRERAKQILVLSTGKNVAPGPIEDAFASSALVEQCMVLGDGRKFVSALVVPNFDGVREWAEREGIDLPDGPKAICRDDRVYERIEAEIEEANEQFESYEQIKQFRLVPEEFTENNDLMTPTMKKKRRNILDRYADQVDLLYDAPAAN, from the coding sequence ATGAACTGGCGGGACGCGGAAGCGGCGTACGACAGCGAGGTCCTCGGTCGAACGACGCTCCCCGTGATGTTCGAGGAGAGCGCCGAACGCAACGCCAACCGCATCGCCCAGCGGTACAAAGGCGGCATCTACGACCGCTCGCTCGCGCCCGACGTGGTTCCGGCGGCGGCGGCCGACGAGTACGGCACCGTCACCTACGCGGAGATGCGCAATATCGTCCGCAACCTCGCGGCGGGCTTCCGTGGCCTCGGCCTCGAAACCGGCGACCGAGTCGGTATCCTCTCGCACACGCGGATGGAGTGGGCACAGACCGACTTCGCGGTTCTCGCCGCTGGCGGCGTCGTCACCACCGTCTACACCTCGTCGTCGGAGCGACAGGTGAAGTACCTGCTCGGCGACCCCGACGCCTCGGCCGTCGTCGTCGAGAACGCCGACCTGCTGCGGAAGGTGCTCGCGGTCGAAGACGACCTCGACCTGGAGTTCATCGTCGTCGTCGACGACCTCGCCGACGGCAGCGGGATGGGCGGGGCGCTCCGCGACCGCGACGACATCCTGACGCTCGGCGACCTCCACGACCGCGGCGCGGCCGTCTTCGACGAGGCCGAGTACCAGTCGTGGCTCGACGCCCGCGACCCCGAGGACCTGGCGAGTCTCATCTACACCTCCGGGACGACCGGCCAACCGAAGGGCGTCCAACTCACCCACCGGAACTTCCGCTCGAACGTCAACCAGTGCTACCGACGGTTCGGGCCGCGGCGCGACAAAGGCGACCTCCCGGTCATCGACACGCAGTCGACGACGCTCTCGTTTCTGCCGCTGGCGCACGTGTTCGAGCGCCTCGCCGGTCACTTCCTGATGTTCGCGGCGGGCGCTACGGTGGCGTACGCCGAGAGCCCCGACACGCTCCGCGAGGACTTCCAACTCGTTCAGCCGACCGTCGGCACGAGCGTCCCCCGCGTCTACGAGAAACTGTACGACGCGATTCGGACGCAGGCATCGGAATCGCCGGTCAAAGAGCGCATCTTCGAGTGGGCGACCGGCGTCGGTCGCGAGTACCACACGACCGAGAGTCCCGGCACGCTGCTCACGGCGAAGCACCGCGTCGCCGACAGACTCGTCTTCGACCAAGTGCGGGAGGCGCTCGGCGGTCGCATCGACTTCTTCATCAGCGGCGGTGGCAGCCTCTCGGCGGACCTCTGCGCGCTGTACCACGGGATGGGCCTGCCCATCCTCGAAGGCTACGGGCTGACCGAGACGTCGCCGGTCGTCGCCGTCAACCCGCCCGAGAATCCGCAGATCGGCACTATCGGTCCGCCGGTACAGGACGTGGAGATCCGCGTCGACGACAGCGTCGTCGGCAAAGAGACGCAGGAGTCGGCGGCCGGCGACGTGGGCGAACTGCTCGTCAAAGGCCCGAACGTCACGCAGGGCTACTGGAACCGCCCCGAAGAGACCGAAGACGCCTTCGACGAAGAGGCCCCCGTGAGCGACGCGAACGGGGAGTCGGAAGCACAGAGTGCTTCCGGAAGGTGGTTCCGCACCGGCGACGTCGTCGAGATTCGACCGGACGGCTACATCGCCTTCCGCGAGCGCGCAAAGCAGATTCTCGTCCTCTCGACGGGGAAGAACGTCGCCCCCGGTCCCATCGAGGACGCGTTCGCGTCCAGCGCGCTCGTCGAGCAGTGCATGGTGCTCGGCGACGGCCGCAAGTTCGTCAGCGCGCTCGTCGTCCCCAACTTCGACGGCGTCCGCGAGTGGGCCGAGCGCGAGGGTATCGACCTCCCGGACGGTCCGAAAGCCATCTGCCGCGACGACCGCGTGTACGAGCGAATCGAGGCCGAAATCGAGGAAGCGAACGAACAGTTCGAGTCCTACGAGCAGATAAAGCAGTTCCGTCTCGTCCCCGAGGAGTTCACGGAGAACAACGACCTGATGACGCCGACGATGAAGAAGAAGCGCCGAAACATCCTCGACCGATACGCCGACCAGGTCGACCTGCTGTACGACGCCCCCGCGGCGAACTGA
- a CDS encoding cyclase family protein, which yields MQDLSHQLSPDTPVYPGDPSVRLRPHASHAADGYRVTDIGVGSHAGTHVDAPSHVLEDGDPLSAFPVSRFRLDAELVDLRPLDAGATVSPAALEAADPAPDGEALVLRTGWDVHWGTGEYHDHPSLSPEAAAWCADRGYDVALDCASPDPFGSTDLTAHRALSGANRLIFENLRLADADLPTRFRLHAYPPSFVGVDGSPVRVVAEERAPVVTE from the coding sequence GTGCAAGACCTCTCGCACCAGCTCTCGCCCGACACGCCCGTCTACCCCGGCGACCCGTCGGTCCGACTGCGTCCGCACGCGAGCCACGCCGCGGACGGCTATCGCGTCACCGACATCGGGGTCGGTAGCCACGCCGGCACTCACGTCGACGCGCCGTCGCACGTCCTCGAAGACGGCGACCCGCTCTCGGCGTTTCCGGTCTCGCGCTTCCGACTCGACGCGGAACTCGTCGACCTCCGACCGCTCGACGCGGGGGCGACGGTGTCGCCCGCGGCGCTCGAAGCCGCCGACCCTGCTCCCGACGGCGAGGCGCTCGTCCTCCGCACGGGGTGGGACGTCCACTGGGGGACAGGCGAGTACCACGACCACCCGTCGCTGTCGCCGGAGGCGGCGGCGTGGTGTGCCGACCGCGGCTACGACGTGGCGCTCGACTGCGCCAGCCCCGACCCGTTCGGGAGCACCGACCTCACGGCGCACCGGGCGCTCTCGGGCGCGAACCGGCTAATATTCGAGAACCTGCGCCTCGCTGACGCCGACCTCCCTACCCGATTCCGTCTTCACGCGTACCCGCCGTCGTTCGTCGGCGTCGACGGCTCGCCAGTGCGCGTCGTGGCCGAAGAACGCGCACCCGTCGTCACCGAGTAA
- a CDS encoding aldehyde ferredoxin oxidoreductase family protein produces MHHVQGPLLSIDVGERTAERIDVDDVLDSFVGGRGVCTKLASDRVPTDADPFGPENSVLFATGPLQHSQMSFTGRMSATGLSPLTDGLLSSNAGGFLSRNFVAAGYAAVEVTGASDELLAVHVTDAGVEFEAVPELVEATTSEVSDYVEETHGLGSDHVLCVGPAGENRVRFASIMTSESRAFGRGGLGAVLGAKNVKLVTFDGDAESTLDLADVTAEIHREAATADHPMKRSGTAGMTEYASQVGALPTRYFSELSFEGAEAIGGDAVAEKKYKRGTCSACAFACKLPTRDEESGLETEGPEYETVMAFGANAGVSDLVAVMKSNRLCDELGMDTISCGDTVSAYLASEDAFGDADLVHELVERIAYREGVGDTLAEGVARVHEELGVENWSAKGMEFPAHDGRHLNGQGLAFATSNRGADHMYAEFYAKEYPLVPRDQAVDPDGLDGKAPLVVEKENHNAVLDSAVACKFSRDFLSPERLSTLLDAPYDELREIGARVVELERAFNNARGFDRDDDAVPYDLPDFDAALDEYYEVRGWNADGTVPGAVDSAGSSDPTSADD; encoded by the coding sequence ATGCACCACGTACAGGGACCGCTGCTCTCCATCGACGTCGGGGAACGGACCGCCGAGCGAATCGACGTGGACGACGTGCTCGACTCGTTCGTCGGCGGCCGGGGCGTCTGCACGAAACTCGCGTCCGACCGCGTCCCGACCGACGCCGACCCGTTCGGGCCCGAGAACAGCGTCCTCTTCGCCACCGGTCCGCTGCAGCACTCGCAGATGAGCTTCACCGGTCGGATGAGCGCGACGGGTCTCTCGCCGCTCACCGACGGCCTGCTCTCCTCGAACGCCGGCGGGTTCCTCTCGCGGAACTTCGTGGCTGCGGGCTACGCCGCCGTCGAGGTGACCGGCGCGAGCGACGAACTGCTCGCCGTCCACGTCACCGACGCGGGCGTCGAGTTCGAGGCGGTGCCCGAACTCGTCGAGGCGACGACCTCCGAGGTCTCCGACTACGTCGAGGAGACGCACGGACTCGGCTCGGACCACGTGCTCTGCGTCGGCCCGGCGGGCGAGAACCGCGTCCGCTTCGCCTCCATCATGACCTCCGAGAGCCGCGCGTTCGGTCGCGGCGGCCTCGGCGCGGTGCTCGGCGCGAAGAACGTGAAACTCGTCACGTTCGACGGCGACGCGGAGTCGACGCTCGACCTCGCGGACGTGACCGCGGAGATCCACCGCGAGGCGGCGACCGCCGACCACCCGATGAAGCGGTCGGGGACCGCCGGGATGACCGAGTACGCGAGCCAGGTCGGCGCGTTGCCAACGCGCTACTTCTCGGAGCTCTCCTTCGAAGGCGCGGAAGCCATCGGCGGCGACGCCGTCGCCGAGAAGAAGTACAAGCGCGGCACTTGCTCGGCCTGCGCGTTCGCCTGCAAACTGCCGACCCGCGACGAGGAGAGCGGCCTGGAAACCGAGGGTCCCGAGTACGAGACGGTGATGGCGTTCGGCGCGAACGCCGGGGTTTCGGACCTCGTCGCCGTGATGAAGTCGAACAGACTGTGCGACGAACTCGGGATGGACACTATCTCCTGCGGCGACACCGTCTCGGCGTACCTCGCCAGCGAGGACGCCTTCGGCGACGCCGACCTCGTCCACGAACTGGTCGAGCGGATCGCCTACCGCGAGGGAGTCGGCGACACGCTCGCGGAGGGCGTCGCCCGCGTCCACGAGGAACTGGGCGTCGAGAACTGGAGCGCGAAGGGGATGGAGTTCCCCGCCCACGACGGTCGCCACCTCAACGGACAGGGCCTCGCGTTCGCCACCTCGAACCGCGGCGCGGACCACATGTACGCCGAGTTCTACGCCAAGGAGTACCCGCTGGTCCCCCGCGACCAGGCGGTCGACCCCGACGGACTCGACGGGAAAGCGCCGCTGGTCGTCGAGAAGGAGAACCACAACGCGGTGCTCGACAGCGCCGTCGCCTGCAAGTTCTCCCGCGACTTCCTCTCGCCGGAGCGACTCTCGACGCTGCTCGACGCGCCGTACGACGAACTTCGAGAGATCGGCGCGCGCGTCGTCGAACTCGAACGCGCGTTCAACAACGCCCGCGGCTTCGACCGCGACGACGACGCGGTCCCGTACGACCTCCCCGACTTCGACGCCGCGCTCGACGAGTACTACGAGGTCCGAGGGTGGAACGCCGACGGAACCGTTCCCGGCGCGGTCGACTCGGCCGGTTCGTCCGACCCGACCTCCGCAGACGACTGA